The proteins below are encoded in one region of Gambusia affinis linkage group LG07, SWU_Gaff_1.0, whole genome shotgun sequence:
- the LOC122834717 gene encoding zinc finger protein Eos-like isoform X3, with product MDVDDCNGRSYISGSGESSLEREFSGNLGGPNVSTPNSKDNSPRRSLSANSIKVELYSDEDLGRGNEDERIERIDDGGSGQGSESGGGYREVMNPETMAPGATRLPNGKLKCDICGMICIGPNVLMVHKRSHTGERPFQCNQCGASFTQKGNLLRHIKLHSGEKPFKCPFCSYACRRRDALTGHLRTHAVSSPTIGKPYKCSFCGRSYKQQSTLEEHQERCHGYLQSLESQPTNSAHNLGQKHMRLNIADAPYDLTAGLDKGEDVQAGDLEEPHFASLAEFTAGNGGGLSDAIRPPHLPPTHPSFFKELRPSLSSPHTSIALGPRLDCTGTGVGLGAVVVRGREAAEGHEDLPAGRSHAPSPSNGFQDSTDTESMPDEPCNSTAPVPTLPSNNGHQLLHSSKHIARPPPTSHHRSRERRSPSRAKDRELEKEDGGHPAFPPPASAPTSSSPTAPSSTSREAFRVVDAEGRAVRSFRCEHCRVLFLDHVMFTIHMGCHGFRQPFECNICGYRSKDRYEFSSHIVRGEHIID from the exons ATGGATGTTGATGACTGTAATGGCAGATCCTATATTTCAG GTAGTGGGGAGTCATCACTGGAAAGAGAGTTTTCTGGGAACCTTGGAGGTCCAAATGTAAGCACCCCAAATAGCAAGGACAACTCTCCTAGACGGTCTCTAAGTG CCAACTCTATTAAAGTGGAGTTGTACAGTGATGAAGACCTAGGACGCGGTAATGAAGATGAAAGAATTGAGCGGATAGATGATGGAGGTTCAGGACAGGGATCAGAGTCTGGTGGAGGCTACAGGGAAGTCATGAACCCTGAGACCATGGCACCTGGAGCCACCAGACTGCCGAACGGAAAGCTGAAGTGTGACATTTGTGGAATGATCTGCATCGGGCCTAATGTTCTCATGGTGCACAAACGCAGCCATACAG GGGAAAGACCATTTCAGTGTAACCAGTGTGGCGCCTCATTCACCCAAAAAGGCAACCTGCTCCGCCACATCAAGCTGCACTCAGGAGAGAAGCCGTTTAAATGTCCCTTTTGCAGCTATGCTTGTCGAAGAAGAGATGCCCTTACTGGGCACTTACGCACGCATGCAG TGTCCTCTCCAACCATAGGGAAGCCATATAAATGCAGCTTTTGCGGCCGTAGTTACAAGCAGCAAAGCACCCTGGAGGAACACCAGGAGCGCTGTCATGGTTACCTACAAAGTCTGGAGTCACAACCAACAAACAGTGCTCATAATCTAG GACAGAAGCACATGCGCCTCAACATTGCGGATGCACCTTATGACCTGACAGCTGGCCTGGATAAAGGCGAGGACGTGCAAGCTGGGGACCTGGAAGAACCTCACTTCGCCAGCCTTGCGGAGTTCACAGCAGGTAATGGAGGAGGATTATCAGATGCCATTAGGCCTCCACACCTTCCTCCCACTCATCCATCCTTTTTTAAAGAACTCCGGCCGAGCCTCAGCTCCCCTCACACCTCCATTGCTCTGGGCCCGAGGTTGGATTGCACGGGCACCGGAGTTGGGCTGGGAGCTGTTGTGGTCAGGGGGAGGGAGGCAGCAGAGGGTCACGAAGACCTTCCTGCTGGCCGAAGTCATGCACCGTCGCCTAGCAATGGTTTCCAGGACTCCACAGACACGGAAAGCATGCCCGACGAGCCCTGCAACAGCACAGCCCCTGTCCCAACGTTGCCCAGTAACAACGGGCATCAGCTCCTTCACTCCAGCAAACACATCGCCAGACCTCCTCCCACCTCACACCACAGGAGTCGGGAGAGACGCAGCCCCAGCCGAGCGAAAGATCGGGAGCTGGAAAAAGAAGACGGAGGACACCCAGCGTTTCCGCCTCCCGCCTCGGCTCCGACTTCCAGCTCGCCTACGGCACCTTCCTCTACCTCCAGGGAGGCTTTCCGGGTCGTAGATGCAGAAGGGCGGGCTGTGCGGTCGTTCCGCTGCGAGCACTGCCGCGTGCTTTTCTTGGACCACGTCATGTTTACCATCCACATGGGCTGCCACGGTTTCCGACAGCCTTTCGAGTGCAACATTTGTGGTTACCGCAGCAAGGACAGATACGAATTTTCGTCGCACATTGTCCGCGGCGAGCACATTATAGACTGA
- the LOC122834717 gene encoding zinc finger protein Eos-like isoform X2: protein MDVDDCNGRSYISGSGESSLEREFSGNLGGPNVSTPNSKDNSPRRSLSANSIKVELYSDEDLGRGNEDERIERIDDGGSGQGSESGGGYREVMNPETMAPGATRLPNGKLKCDICGMICIGPNVLMVHKRSHTGERPFQCNQCGASFTQKGNLLRHIKLHSGEKPFKCPFCSYACRRRDALTGHLRTHAVSSPTIGKPYKCSFCGRSYKQQSTLEEHQERCHGYLQSLESQPTNSAHNLGEEMRELEFVPDSLLQPSSDKMAFIDRLANSVTKRKRSTPQKFVGQKHMRLNIADAPYDLTAGLDKGEDVQAGDLEEPHFASLAEFTAELRPSLSSPHTSIALGPRLDCTGTGVGLGAVVVRGREAAEGHEDLPAGRSHAPSPSNGFQDSTDTESMPDEPCNSTAPVPTLPSNNGHQLLHSSKHIARPPPTSHHRSRERRSPSRAKDRELEKEDGGHPAFPPPASAPTSSSPTAPSSTSREAFRVVDAEGRAVRSFRCEHCRVLFLDHVMFTIHMGCHGFRQPFECNICGYRSKDRYEFSSHIVRGEHIID from the exons ATGGATGTTGATGACTGTAATGGCAGATCCTATATTTCAG GTAGTGGGGAGTCATCACTGGAAAGAGAGTTTTCTGGGAACCTTGGAGGTCCAAATGTAAGCACCCCAAATAGCAAGGACAACTCTCCTAGACGGTCTCTAAGTG CCAACTCTATTAAAGTGGAGTTGTACAGTGATGAAGACCTAGGACGCGGTAATGAAGATGAAAGAATTGAGCGGATAGATGATGGAGGTTCAGGACAGGGATCAGAGTCTGGTGGAGGCTACAGGGAAGTCATGAACCCTGAGACCATGGCACCTGGAGCCACCAGACTGCCGAACGGAAAGCTGAAGTGTGACATTTGTGGAATGATCTGCATCGGGCCTAATGTTCTCATGGTGCACAAACGCAGCCATACAG GGGAAAGACCATTTCAGTGTAACCAGTGTGGCGCCTCATTCACCCAAAAAGGCAACCTGCTCCGCCACATCAAGCTGCACTCAGGAGAGAAGCCGTTTAAATGTCCCTTTTGCAGCTATGCTTGTCGAAGAAGAGATGCCCTTACTGGGCACTTACGCACGCATGCAG TGTCCTCTCCAACCATAGGGAAGCCATATAAATGCAGCTTTTGCGGCCGTAGTTACAAGCAGCAAAGCACCCTGGAGGAACACCAGGAGCGCTGTCATGGTTACCTACAAAGTCTGGAGTCACAACCAACAAACAGTGCTCATAATCTAG GAGAGGAGATGAGAGAGCTAGAGTTTGTACCAGACTCTCTTCTGCAGCCGTCCTCAGACAAGATGGCTTTTATCGATCGGCTCGCCAACAGCGTCACTAAACGCAAAAGATCCACACCACAAAAATTTGTAG GACAGAAGCACATGCGCCTCAACATTGCGGATGCACCTTATGACCTGACAGCTGGCCTGGATAAAGGCGAGGACGTGCAAGCTGGGGACCTGGAAGAACCTCACTTCGCCAGCCTTGCGGAGTTCACAGCAG AACTCCGGCCGAGCCTCAGCTCCCCTCACACCTCCATTGCTCTGGGCCCGAGGTTGGATTGCACGGGCACCGGAGTTGGGCTGGGAGCTGTTGTGGTCAGGGGGAGGGAGGCAGCAGAGGGTCACGAAGACCTTCCTGCTGGCCGAAGTCATGCACCGTCGCCTAGCAATGGTTTCCAGGACTCCACAGACACGGAAAGCATGCCCGACGAGCCCTGCAACAGCACAGCCCCTGTCCCAACGTTGCCCAGTAACAACGGGCATCAGCTCCTTCACTCCAGCAAACACATCGCCAGACCTCCTCCCACCTCACACCACAGGAGTCGGGAGAGACGCAGCCCCAGCCGAGCGAAAGATCGGGAGCTGGAAAAAGAAGACGGAGGACACCCAGCGTTTCCGCCTCCCGCCTCGGCTCCGACTTCCAGCTCGCCTACGGCACCTTCCTCTACCTCCAGGGAGGCTTTCCGGGTCGTAGATGCAGAAGGGCGGGCTGTGCGGTCGTTCCGCTGCGAGCACTGCCGCGTGCTTTTCTTGGACCACGTCATGTTTACCATCCACATGGGCTGCCACGGTTTCCGACAGCCTTTCGAGTGCAACATTTGTGGTTACCGCAGCAAGGACAGATACGAATTTTCGTCGCACATTGTCCGCGGCGAGCACATTATAGACTGA
- the LOC122834717 gene encoding zinc finger protein Eos-like isoform X1, with protein sequence MDVDDCNGRSYISGSGESSLEREFSGNLGGPNVSTPNSKDNSPRRSLSANSIKVELYSDEDLGRGNEDERIERIDDGGSGQGSESGGGYREVMNPETMAPGATRLPNGKLKCDICGMICIGPNVLMVHKRSHTGERPFQCNQCGASFTQKGNLLRHIKLHSGEKPFKCPFCSYACRRRDALTGHLRTHAVSSPTIGKPYKCSFCGRSYKQQSTLEEHQERCHGYLQSLESQPTNSAHNLGEEMRELEFVPDSLLQPSSDKMAFIDRLANSVTKRKRSTPQKFVGQKHMRLNIADAPYDLTAGLDKGEDVQAGDLEEPHFASLAEFTAGNGGGLSDAIRPPHLPPTHPSFFKELRPSLSSPHTSIALGPRLDCTGTGVGLGAVVVRGREAAEGHEDLPAGRSHAPSPSNGFQDSTDTESMPDEPCNSTAPVPTLPSNNGHQLLHSSKHIARPPPTSHHRSRERRSPSRAKDRELEKEDGGHPAFPPPASAPTSSSPTAPSSTSREAFRVVDAEGRAVRSFRCEHCRVLFLDHVMFTIHMGCHGFRQPFECNICGYRSKDRYEFSSHIVRGEHIID encoded by the exons ATGGATGTTGATGACTGTAATGGCAGATCCTATATTTCAG GTAGTGGGGAGTCATCACTGGAAAGAGAGTTTTCTGGGAACCTTGGAGGTCCAAATGTAAGCACCCCAAATAGCAAGGACAACTCTCCTAGACGGTCTCTAAGTG CCAACTCTATTAAAGTGGAGTTGTACAGTGATGAAGACCTAGGACGCGGTAATGAAGATGAAAGAATTGAGCGGATAGATGATGGAGGTTCAGGACAGGGATCAGAGTCTGGTGGAGGCTACAGGGAAGTCATGAACCCTGAGACCATGGCACCTGGAGCCACCAGACTGCCGAACGGAAAGCTGAAGTGTGACATTTGTGGAATGATCTGCATCGGGCCTAATGTTCTCATGGTGCACAAACGCAGCCATACAG GGGAAAGACCATTTCAGTGTAACCAGTGTGGCGCCTCATTCACCCAAAAAGGCAACCTGCTCCGCCACATCAAGCTGCACTCAGGAGAGAAGCCGTTTAAATGTCCCTTTTGCAGCTATGCTTGTCGAAGAAGAGATGCCCTTACTGGGCACTTACGCACGCATGCAG TGTCCTCTCCAACCATAGGGAAGCCATATAAATGCAGCTTTTGCGGCCGTAGTTACAAGCAGCAAAGCACCCTGGAGGAACACCAGGAGCGCTGTCATGGTTACCTACAAAGTCTGGAGTCACAACCAACAAACAGTGCTCATAATCTAG GAGAGGAGATGAGAGAGCTAGAGTTTGTACCAGACTCTCTTCTGCAGCCGTCCTCAGACAAGATGGCTTTTATCGATCGGCTCGCCAACAGCGTCACTAAACGCAAAAGATCCACACCACAAAAATTTGTAG GACAGAAGCACATGCGCCTCAACATTGCGGATGCACCTTATGACCTGACAGCTGGCCTGGATAAAGGCGAGGACGTGCAAGCTGGGGACCTGGAAGAACCTCACTTCGCCAGCCTTGCGGAGTTCACAGCAGGTAATGGAGGAGGATTATCAGATGCCATTAGGCCTCCACACCTTCCTCCCACTCATCCATCCTTTTTTAAAGAACTCCGGCCGAGCCTCAGCTCCCCTCACACCTCCATTGCTCTGGGCCCGAGGTTGGATTGCACGGGCACCGGAGTTGGGCTGGGAGCTGTTGTGGTCAGGGGGAGGGAGGCAGCAGAGGGTCACGAAGACCTTCCTGCTGGCCGAAGTCATGCACCGTCGCCTAGCAATGGTTTCCAGGACTCCACAGACACGGAAAGCATGCCCGACGAGCCCTGCAACAGCACAGCCCCTGTCCCAACGTTGCCCAGTAACAACGGGCATCAGCTCCTTCACTCCAGCAAACACATCGCCAGACCTCCTCCCACCTCACACCACAGGAGTCGGGAGAGACGCAGCCCCAGCCGAGCGAAAGATCGGGAGCTGGAAAAAGAAGACGGAGGACACCCAGCGTTTCCGCCTCCCGCCTCGGCTCCGACTTCCAGCTCGCCTACGGCACCTTCCTCTACCTCCAGGGAGGCTTTCCGGGTCGTAGATGCAGAAGGGCGGGCTGTGCGGTCGTTCCGCTGCGAGCACTGCCGCGTGCTTTTCTTGGACCACGTCATGTTTACCATCCACATGGGCTGCCACGGTTTCCGACAGCCTTTCGAGTGCAACATTTGTGGTTACCGCAGCAAGGACAGATACGAATTTTCGTCGCACATTGTCCGCGGCGAGCACATTATAGACTGA
- the LOC122834717 gene encoding zinc finger protein Eos-like isoform X4 → MNPETMAPGATRLPNGKLKCDICGMICIGPNVLMVHKRSHTGERPFQCNQCGASFTQKGNLLRHIKLHSGEKPFKCPFCSYACRRRDALTGHLRTHAVSSPTIGKPYKCSFCGRSYKQQSTLEEHQERCHGYLQSLESQPTNSAHNLGEEMRELEFVPDSLLQPSSDKMAFIDRLANSVTKRKRSTPQKFVGQKHMRLNIADAPYDLTAGLDKGEDVQAGDLEEPHFASLAEFTAGNGGGLSDAIRPPHLPPTHPSFFKELRPSLSSPHTSIALGPRLDCTGTGVGLGAVVVRGREAAEGHEDLPAGRSHAPSPSNGFQDSTDTESMPDEPCNSTAPVPTLPSNNGHQLLHSSKHIARPPPTSHHRSRERRSPSRAKDRELEKEDGGHPAFPPPASAPTSSSPTAPSSTSREAFRVVDAEGRAVRSFRCEHCRVLFLDHVMFTIHMGCHGFRQPFECNICGYRSKDRYEFSSHIVRGEHIID, encoded by the exons ATGAACCCTGAGACCATGGCACCTGGAGCCACCAGACTGCCGAACGGAAAGCTGAAGTGTGACATTTGTGGAATGATCTGCATCGGGCCTAATGTTCTCATGGTGCACAAACGCAGCCATACAG GGGAAAGACCATTTCAGTGTAACCAGTGTGGCGCCTCATTCACCCAAAAAGGCAACCTGCTCCGCCACATCAAGCTGCACTCAGGAGAGAAGCCGTTTAAATGTCCCTTTTGCAGCTATGCTTGTCGAAGAAGAGATGCCCTTACTGGGCACTTACGCACGCATGCAG TGTCCTCTCCAACCATAGGGAAGCCATATAAATGCAGCTTTTGCGGCCGTAGTTACAAGCAGCAAAGCACCCTGGAGGAACACCAGGAGCGCTGTCATGGTTACCTACAAAGTCTGGAGTCACAACCAACAAACAGTGCTCATAATCTAG GAGAGGAGATGAGAGAGCTAGAGTTTGTACCAGACTCTCTTCTGCAGCCGTCCTCAGACAAGATGGCTTTTATCGATCGGCTCGCCAACAGCGTCACTAAACGCAAAAGATCCACACCACAAAAATTTGTAG GACAGAAGCACATGCGCCTCAACATTGCGGATGCACCTTATGACCTGACAGCTGGCCTGGATAAAGGCGAGGACGTGCAAGCTGGGGACCTGGAAGAACCTCACTTCGCCAGCCTTGCGGAGTTCACAGCAGGTAATGGAGGAGGATTATCAGATGCCATTAGGCCTCCACACCTTCCTCCCACTCATCCATCCTTTTTTAAAGAACTCCGGCCGAGCCTCAGCTCCCCTCACACCTCCATTGCTCTGGGCCCGAGGTTGGATTGCACGGGCACCGGAGTTGGGCTGGGAGCTGTTGTGGTCAGGGGGAGGGAGGCAGCAGAGGGTCACGAAGACCTTCCTGCTGGCCGAAGTCATGCACCGTCGCCTAGCAATGGTTTCCAGGACTCCACAGACACGGAAAGCATGCCCGACGAGCCCTGCAACAGCACAGCCCCTGTCCCAACGTTGCCCAGTAACAACGGGCATCAGCTCCTTCACTCCAGCAAACACATCGCCAGACCTCCTCCCACCTCACACCACAGGAGTCGGGAGAGACGCAGCCCCAGCCGAGCGAAAGATCGGGAGCTGGAAAAAGAAGACGGAGGACACCCAGCGTTTCCGCCTCCCGCCTCGGCTCCGACTTCCAGCTCGCCTACGGCACCTTCCTCTACCTCCAGGGAGGCTTTCCGGGTCGTAGATGCAGAAGGGCGGGCTGTGCGGTCGTTCCGCTGCGAGCACTGCCGCGTGCTTTTCTTGGACCACGTCATGTTTACCATCCACATGGGCTGCCACGGTTTCCGACAGCCTTTCGAGTGCAACATTTGTGGTTACCGCAGCAAGGACAGATACGAATTTTCGTCGCACATTGTCCGCGGCGAGCACATTATAGACTGA